The following are from one region of the Amycolatopsis sp. QT-25 genome:
- a CDS encoding FAD/NAD(P)-binding protein, whose product MSTADLSYVLAVVGAGPRGVGVLERLGANAAELLGGRRLVVHLVDPFPAGAGRVWRYEQSPLLRMNSMPEDVTVFTDDTVRMDGPVRAGPSLIEWARLVRSGELDAGVDDSLRAELETLQSDHFPTRRLQSAYLAWFHRKVRAELPAGIEVVEHRTRAVRLEDGEPQSLWLEDRAEPLEVDAVLFTVGHLDAEPDERMAELADFAARHDLAYYPAGYTADVDYSAIGPGEPVLVRGFGLAFVDLMLLLTEGRGGRFEEQVCGGLKYHPSGAEPVLHVGSRRGVPYHAKIGYRLRGKPLRLPKFFDAYAIEKLSAAPGRIDFRRDVWPLISKEIAWAYYSELFTAHPERVRMDFAVFADAFADAAPGELDALVARAVPAPDDRLDLDRLDRPMAGARFGTAEEYGKELREYVEADLSRRADAEYSADLGAFTALLSVMGHLPALVRTGRLDATSQLSDLDGWFLGFFSYFASGPPPRRLEELLALQEAGLVSFLGAEIRVSTDEERRVFVASGASFPGETEARTLVEARLPEPSITRASDVLLRQLHDSGALGEEALVDTVTGDRLLAGRIHTRVSDGRMLDGEGHPHPRRFALGPHTSARSAGAFTRPRTNALSFRQNDVVAREILKLIP is encoded by the coding sequence GTGAGTACCGCAGACCTTTCCTACGTGCTCGCGGTGGTCGGCGCCGGTCCACGTGGGGTGGGCGTGCTCGAACGGCTCGGCGCCAACGCCGCCGAACTGCTCGGCGGACGGCGGCTGGTGGTGCATCTCGTCGATCCCTTTCCCGCCGGGGCGGGGCGGGTCTGGCGGTACGAGCAGTCACCGTTGCTGCGGATGAACTCCATGCCCGAGGACGTCACGGTGTTCACCGACGACACCGTGCGGATGGACGGCCCGGTTCGCGCCGGGCCTTCGCTGATCGAGTGGGCGCGGCTGGTCCGCTCGGGCGAGCTCGACGCCGGAGTCGACGACAGCCTGCGTGCCGAACTCGAGACACTGCAAAGCGATCACTTCCCGACGCGACGACTGCAGAGCGCGTATCTCGCCTGGTTCCACCGCAAGGTTCGCGCCGAACTCCCCGCCGGGATCGAGGTGGTCGAGCACCGGACCCGCGCGGTGCGGCTGGAAGACGGCGAACCGCAGTCGCTCTGGCTGGAGGACCGGGCGGAACCGCTCGAAGTGGACGCGGTCCTGTTCACCGTCGGGCACCTCGACGCAGAACCGGACGAACGGATGGCCGAACTCGCGGACTTCGCCGCGCGCCACGACCTCGCCTACTACCCGGCCGGTTACACCGCCGACGTGGACTATTCGGCGATCGGACCGGGGGAACCCGTGCTGGTGCGCGGATTCGGCCTCGCGTTCGTCGATCTCATGCTGCTGCTGACCGAAGGCCGCGGTGGCCGGTTCGAAGAACAGGTGTGCGGCGGGCTGAAGTATCACCCGAGCGGCGCCGAGCCCGTGCTGCACGTCGGTTCGCGGCGTGGCGTGCCGTATCACGCGAAGATCGGCTATCGCCTGCGCGGAAAACCGTTGCGGCTGCCCAAATTCTTCGACGCCTACGCCATCGAGAAGCTGAGCGCCGCACCCGGGCGGATCGACTTCCGCCGTGATGTCTGGCCGCTGATCTCGAAGGAGATCGCGTGGGCCTACTACAGCGAGCTGTTCACCGCTCATCCCGAGCGGGTGCGCATGGATTTCGCCGTCTTCGCCGACGCCTTCGCGGACGCCGCGCCCGGCGAGCTCGACGCGCTGGTGGCGCGCGCGGTTCCGGCGCCGGACGACCGGCTAGATCTGGACCGCCTGGACCGGCCGATGGCGGGCGCTCGATTCGGCACCGCCGAGGAATACGGCAAGGAACTGCGCGAGTACGTCGAAGCGGACTTGAGCCGCCGCGCGGACGCCGAGTACAGCGCGGATCTCGGGGCGTTCACGGCACTGCTTTCCGTGATGGGGCACCTTCCCGCGCTGGTGCGGACCGGGCGGCTCGACGCGACGTCGCAACTGTCCGATCTGGACGGCTGGTTCCTCGGTTTCTTCTCCTACTTCGCCAGCGGGCCGCCTCCGCGACGGCTCGAAGAACTCCTCGCTCTCCAGGAGGCCGGCCTCGTTTCCTTTCTGGGCGCCGAAATACGTGTGTCGACGGACGAGGAACGCCGCGTCTTCGTCGCTTCCGGCGCCAGCTTCCCCGGCGAGACCGAGGCACGGACGCTCGTCGAGGCGCGGCTGCCCGAGCCGAGCATCACCAGGGCGTCGGATGTCCTCTTGCGACAGTTGCACGACAGTGGGGCGCTCGGCGAGGAGGCCCTCGTCGACACGGTGACCGGCGACAGGCTGCTCGCAGGCCGCATCCACACCCGCGTCTCCGACGGCAGAATGCTCGACGGCGAGGGCCACCCGCATCCGCGCCGGTTCGCGCTCGGACCGCATACGTCGGCGCGGTCGGCCGGGGCGTTCACCCGGCCGCGGACGAACGCGCTCTCGTTCCGGCAGAACGACGTCGTCGCACGGGAGATCCTGAAGCTGATCCCTTGA
- a CDS encoding LLM class flavin-dependent oxidoreductase, which yields MPVEFLGIGGTNDGSETHPRSGGVFDKDYTLRLARAHEEFGWDRVLFAYGSSGPDPAQAAAYVASKLDRLQILLAHRPNVSYPTFAAKTFATLDQLSDGRLTVHFITGGSDHEQQREGDYLTKDERYSRTREYIQIVKQAWTSEEPFDHEGEHYRFADFVLDVRPVQRPRPGISFGGSSPAAYAAGGAEADIFCLWGEPLAQTAEQIESVKAAAKAAGRTDVPRIQVAFRPIIAPTEELAWEKAHRTVDAIRARTSGGKQLTRRHSLTSPENTGSQRLLAVAAEGERFDRALWTPTAAATGGAGNSTALVGTPETVAQALLDYYDLGVDILSARGYDMLGDTIDFGRHVIPIVREEVAKRDAERAGSAREVLAVDG from the coding sequence ATGCCGGTCGAATTCCTGGGTATCGGAGGCACCAACGACGGTTCGGAGACCCATCCGCGATCGGGTGGCGTCTTCGACAAGGACTACACGCTGCGCCTCGCACGGGCGCACGAGGAATTCGGCTGGGACCGGGTGTTGTTCGCCTACGGCTCCAGCGGACCCGATCCGGCGCAGGCGGCCGCGTACGTCGCGTCGAAACTCGACAGGCTCCAGATCCTGCTGGCGCACCGGCCGAACGTCTCGTACCCGACCTTCGCGGCGAAGACGTTCGCCACGCTGGACCAGCTTTCGGACGGAAGACTCACGGTCCACTTCATCACCGGCGGCAGCGATCACGAACAGCAGCGCGAAGGCGACTACCTCACCAAGGACGAACGCTACTCACGCACGCGCGAGTACATCCAGATCGTCAAGCAGGCCTGGACGTCCGAAGAGCCCTTCGACCACGAAGGCGAGCACTACCGCTTCGCCGACTTCGTCCTCGACGTCCGCCCCGTGCAACGGCCACGCCCGGGAATCTCGTTCGGCGGCTCGTCTCCGGCGGCGTACGCGGCGGGCGGGGCCGAAGCGGACATCTTCTGCCTGTGGGGTGAGCCCCTCGCGCAGACCGCCGAACAGATCGAGTCCGTCAAGGCCGCGGCGAAGGCCGCCGGACGGACCGACGTCCCGCGGATCCAGGTCGCCTTCCGCCCGATCATCGCGCCGACCGAGGAACTCGCCTGGGAGAAGGCCCATCGCACGGTCGACGCCATCAGGGCGCGGACGAGCGGAGGCAAGCAACTGACCCGGCGGCATTCGCTCACGAGCCCGGAGAACACCGGCTCGCAACGGCTCCTCGCGGTCGCGGCCGAAGGGGAACGGTTCGACCGGGCACTGTGGACCCCCACCGCGGCCGCGACCGGCGGCGCCGGGAACTCCACCGCGCTGGTGGGTACGCCCGAAACCGTCGCACAGGCCCTGCTCGACTACTACGACCTCGGCGTCGACATCCTCTCCGCGCGCGGCTACGACATGCTCGGCGACACGATCGACTTCGGCCGGCACGTCATCCCGATCGTGCGCGAAGAGGTCGCCAAACGCGACGCGGAAAGGGCGGGTTCGGCCCGCGAGGTGCTCGCGGTCGACGGCTGA
- a CDS encoding DUF3151 domain-containing protein produces the protein MTNLLGPQPTHLPEHTAAQAALDAGTDPTAVAAEHPDYSEAWAALAEKALDAGETVAAYAYARTGYHRGLDQLRRAGWKGHGPVPWSHRPNQGFLRSLAVLGKAAGKIGETEEYDRCRTFLGDSDPAAAEATGLK, from the coding sequence ATGACGAACCTCCTCGGCCCCCAGCCGACGCATCTCCCCGAGCACACCGCCGCGCAGGCGGCGCTGGACGCCGGGACCGACCCGACCGCCGTCGCCGCCGAGCACCCCGACTACAGCGAGGCGTGGGCCGCCCTCGCCGAGAAGGCGCTCGACGCCGGCGAGACAGTCGCGGCGTACGCGTACGCCCGCACCGGTTACCACCGCGGCCTCGACCAGCTCCGCCGCGCGGGCTGGAAGGGACACGGACCGGTGCCGTGGTCGCACCGCCCGAACCAGGGCTTCCTGCGTTCCCTCGCCGTCCTCGGCAAGGCCGCCGGCAAGATCGGCGAGACCGAGGAGTACGACCGGTGCCGGACGTTCCTCGGTGACTCGGACCCCGCCGCCGCGGAAGCCACCGGCCTCAAGTAG
- a CDS encoding lipase family protein produces MRPGSRRGVSAAVAAATIAALLTFGAQQASAAPSFYDPPSPLPAGAPGDIIRHEQSTFYVDPVKLVKADADVQRIMYRSTDTHGEANAVTGTVLTPKKAWTGAGERPVIGYAAGTQGVGDQCAPSKALAAGMEYEGPFIAGLLLRGYGVVVTDYEGLGTPGIHTYVNRVAEGNAVLDSIRAAQRLPEANLPDNGPVATAGYSQGGGAAASAAELQPSYAPELKLKGSYAGAVPADLAEVGKNIDGHYAFGFLGFTLVSLDAAYPELNIPALLNAKGVEAFEKVKLECTGDAIFAHAFTQSKNLTKDGRPLTAYLGEEPFKTRVGQQLIGARKPGVPTLVVHSALDDIVPYAQGRTMARSWCAKGTKVQFSTSLVPTHVGGAIRAFPEAFAWLEGRFAGLPAVGNCGLF; encoded by the coding sequence ATGCGTCCAGGATCCCGGCGCGGTGTGTCCGCCGCCGTCGCAGCGGCAACCATCGCGGCCCTGCTGACCTTCGGGGCACAGCAGGCCAGCGCCGCCCCGTCCTTCTACGATCCCCCGTCGCCGCTGCCCGCGGGTGCTCCCGGCGACATCATCCGGCACGAACAGTCCACCTTCTACGTCGATCCCGTGAAACTCGTCAAGGCCGACGCCGACGTCCAGCGGATCATGTACCGCAGCACCGACACGCACGGCGAAGCCAACGCCGTGACCGGCACCGTCCTGACCCCGAAGAAGGCGTGGACCGGCGCGGGCGAGCGGCCGGTCATCGGCTACGCGGCCGGGACGCAGGGCGTCGGCGACCAGTGCGCGCCGTCGAAAGCCCTCGCCGCGGGCATGGAATACGAAGGCCCCTTCATCGCCGGACTACTGCTTCGCGGTTACGGCGTCGTCGTCACCGACTACGAAGGCCTTGGTACTCCTGGCATCCACACGTACGTCAACCGCGTCGCCGAGGGCAACGCCGTCCTCGACTCGATCCGCGCGGCGCAGCGCCTGCCCGAAGCGAACCTGCCGGACAACGGCCCCGTCGCGACCGCTGGTTACTCGCAGGGCGGCGGCGCGGCGGCGTCGGCCGCCGAATTGCAGCCGTCGTACGCACCCGAGCTCAAGTTGAAAGGTTCGTACGCGGGCGCCGTCCCGGCCGACCTGGCCGAGGTCGGCAAGAACATCGACGGGCACTACGCCTTCGGATTCCTCGGCTTCACGCTGGTCAGCCTGGACGCGGCCTATCCGGAGCTGAACATCCCCGCCCTGCTGAACGCGAAGGGCGTCGAGGCGTTCGAGAAGGTCAAGCTGGAGTGCACCGGGGACGCGATCTTCGCGCACGCGTTCACCCAGTCGAAGAATCTGACCAAGGACGGCAGGCCGCTGACCGCGTACCTCGGCGAAGAGCCGTTCAAGACGCGTGTCGGCCAACAGCTCATCGGGGCACGGAAGCCGGGGGTACCGACGCTGGTCGTCCACAGTGCCCTCGACGACATCGTCCCCTACGCGCAGGGGCGGACCATGGCACGCTCGTGGTGCGCGAAGGGCACGAAGGTGCAGTTCTCGACTTCGCTGGTTCCGACACACGTCGGCGGGGCCATCCGGGCTTTCCCGGAGGCTTTCGCTTGGCTTGAGGGACGCTTCGCGGGGCTGCCGGCCGTGGGGAACTGCGGGCTGTTCTAG
- a CDS encoding ABC transporter ATP-binding protein, with product MSALLTIRDLAVSYRSAPAVDGVDLSVHKGQIVAVVGESGSGKSTTAHAAIGLLPRGGRIDRGEIVFDGRDLTKLSDRAWRSVRGREIALVPQDPTVSLNPVHRIGDQVAEVLLIHGLANKRTAGVEAVKLLRKAGIADPEARARQYPHELSGGLRQRALIAAALAGRPKLVIADEPTSALDVTVQRQILDHLEELAAAAGTAVLLITHDLGVASDRASRIVVLSQGTVVEEGTTGELLAAPTQKYTRDLLFAAPSLSDTPLRAPKPPSSDVLVSVRDLGKTFGTVRAVGGADGVSFDIARGRTLALVGESGSGKSTTARMILRLETPTDGVVEFDGKDITSLRGEELRRLRRRFQLVYQNPYASLNPKFSIEDVISEPLRAFGAGTKVERRARAAELVDQVALPSSVLKRKPAELSGGQRQRVAIARALALRPELIVADEPVSALDVSVQAQILRLLADLQDELGLTYLFISHDLAVVRQIADTVGVLRGGELVELGPAQDVLERPGADYTRELLAAIPGRKPLETR from the coding sequence GTGAGCGCACTGCTGACCATCCGCGATCTCGCGGTTTCCTACCGATCCGCCCCGGCCGTGGACGGCGTGGACTTGTCCGTCCACAAGGGGCAAATCGTCGCCGTGGTCGGCGAGTCCGGTTCCGGCAAGAGCACCACGGCGCACGCGGCGATCGGACTGTTGCCGCGGGGAGGGCGAATCGACCGCGGCGAGATCGTCTTCGACGGCCGTGACCTCACGAAACTCTCGGACCGCGCTTGGCGTTCGGTGCGCGGTCGCGAGATCGCGCTGGTCCCCCAAGACCCGACGGTTTCGCTCAACCCCGTGCACCGGATCGGCGATCAGGTCGCGGAGGTGCTGCTGATCCACGGCCTGGCGAACAAGCGCACCGCCGGCGTGGAGGCGGTCAAACTGCTGCGCAAGGCAGGGATTGCGGACCCGGAGGCGCGGGCACGACAGTATCCGCACGAGTTGTCCGGCGGGCTCCGTCAGCGCGCACTGATCGCCGCCGCGCTGGCCGGGCGGCCGAAACTCGTCATCGCCGACGAGCCGACCAGCGCACTCGACGTCACCGTGCAACGGCAGATCCTCGACCACCTCGAAGAACTCGCCGCCGCCGCGGGCACCGCCGTCCTGCTGATCACCCACGACCTCGGCGTCGCTTCCGACCGTGCGTCACGGATCGTGGTGCTGTCCCAGGGAACCGTGGTCGAGGAAGGAACGACCGGCGAGCTCCTCGCGGCGCCCACCCAGAAATACACGCGAGACCTGCTCTTCGCCGCGCCGAGCCTGTCCGACACCCCGCTGCGGGCGCCGAAGCCGCCATCGTCCGACGTCCTGGTCTCGGTCCGCGACCTCGGCAAGACCTTCGGGACCGTCCGCGCGGTCGGAGGTGCCGACGGCGTTTCGTTCGACATCGCCCGCGGCCGGACGCTCGCGCTGGTCGGCGAGTCCGGTTCGGGCAAGTCGACCACCGCGCGCATGATCCTGCGGCTGGAGACGCCGACCGACGGCGTCGTCGAGTTCGACGGCAAGGACATCACCTCGCTGCGCGGTGAGGAACTGCGACGGCTGCGGCGCCGGTTCCAGCTGGTTTACCAGAACCCGTACGCGTCGCTGAACCCGAAGTTCAGCATCGAGGACGTCATTTCCGAGCCGCTGCGGGCCTTCGGTGCCGGCACGAAGGTGGAACGCCGGGCGCGGGCGGCGGAACTGGTCGACCAGGTCGCGCTGCCGTCTTCGGTGCTGAAGCGCAAACCCGCCGAACTGTCCGGCGGGCAACGGCAACGCGTGGCCATCGCGCGGGCGCTCGCCCTGCGCCCGGAATTGATCGTCGCCGACGAACCCGTCTCCGCGCTGGACGTCTCGGTGCAGGCGCAGATCCTGCGGTTGCTCGCCGACCTGCAGGACGAACTCGGCCTGACGTACCTGTTCATCTCGCACGACCTCGCCGTGGTCCGGCAGATCGCGGACACCGTCGGCGTGCTGCGCGGCGGTGAACTCGTCGAACTCGGCCCCGCTCAGGACGTCCTCGAACGACCGGGTGCGGACTACACCCGCGAGCTGCTCGCCGCGATTCCCGGCCGGAAACCGTTGGAGACAAGATGA
- a CDS encoding TetR/AcrR family transcriptional regulator, whose product MLSSAAGVFAVHGAQAATIEQIARRAGVSRQAVYEQFGDRTTLFAQVVADVEERAFAAIGAPALDLSQPELRAWARGNYANMFAFVAANPEAFPVLREAERMGDPALTRLRERLAEVYTEASRQRWASHGVDSGRADKALVTLFFAMTEALVQASWDGEPPDADALIDLLTEFTVGGVVRLRTAAAGVMVRLR is encoded by the coding sequence GTGCTGAGCTCGGCGGCCGGGGTCTTCGCGGTGCACGGCGCGCAGGCCGCGACGATCGAGCAGATCGCCCGGCGCGCGGGGGTTTCCCGGCAGGCCGTCTACGAGCAATTCGGTGACCGCACGACGCTGTTCGCCCAGGTCGTGGCGGATGTCGAGGAGCGGGCCTTCGCGGCGATCGGCGCGCCCGCGCTCGATCTCTCGCAGCCCGAACTCCGCGCATGGGCACGCGGGAACTACGCTAACATGTTCGCCTTCGTCGCGGCGAATCCCGAGGCGTTCCCCGTGTTGCGCGAGGCCGAGCGCATGGGCGATCCGGCCCTCACCCGGCTCCGTGAGCGGCTCGCGGAGGTCTACACCGAGGCGAGCAGGCAGCGCTGGGCCAGCCACGGCGTCGATTCCGGCCGCGCGGACAAGGCACTGGTCACGCTGTTCTTCGCGATGACCGAGGCACTCGTCCAGGCGAGCTGGGACGGTGAGCCGCCCGACGCGGACGCGCTCATCGACCTGCTCACCGAATTCACCGTCGGAGGCGTCGTCCGCCTTCGGACCGCGGCCGCCGGCGTGATGGTGCGCTTGCGCTAG
- a CDS encoding LLM class flavin-dependent oxidoreductase, producing MKFTLFSLVANHPDPATGVTPTQHERLRRVVDEAVFAEELGFDAYGVGERHGEPFLSSAPPVILAAVAERTRRVRLLTTLTVISVLDPVRVAEDYATLDQLSGGRLDLMIGKGNDPRHFPLFGLEEDRQWEYQAEKFALLRRLFLEEDVRWEGEFRPPLTGVTTQPRPFHTRPRIWHGSASSTESTELAAKFGDPLFTANGFHPKKKYADLIDHYRRRWVDHGHDPADALVGSGAGGLYVAKTSQEALDGYRPYFEALMKTPAYRHNKSEFTTLEDKIAKGSALVGSPEQVIDKIGDHHSSFGHEVQAVSVDGLAPGEAREVLELFASDVVPIVRKELPSRVWES from the coding sequence ATGAAATTCACGCTCTTCTCGCTCGTCGCCAATCATCCCGACCCGGCGACCGGGGTGACGCCGACCCAGCACGAACGACTGCGCCGTGTCGTCGACGAAGCGGTCTTCGCCGAGGAACTGGGCTTCGACGCGTACGGCGTCGGCGAGCGGCACGGTGAGCCGTTCCTCTCCTCGGCGCCACCGGTGATCCTGGCCGCGGTGGCCGAACGCACCCGGCGCGTCCGGCTGCTGACCACCTTGACCGTGATCAGCGTGCTGGACCCGGTCCGCGTCGCCGAGGACTACGCGACGCTCGACCAGCTTTCCGGCGGACGGCTGGACCTCATGATCGGGAAGGGCAACGACCCCCGGCACTTCCCGCTGTTCGGCCTCGAAGAGGACCGGCAGTGGGAGTACCAGGCGGAGAAGTTCGCCCTCCTGCGCAGGTTGTTCCTGGAGGAGGACGTGCGGTGGGAGGGCGAGTTCCGCCCGCCGCTGACCGGCGTCACGACGCAACCGCGGCCGTTCCACACGCGGCCGCGGATCTGGCACGGGAGCGCGTCGAGCACCGAATCGACCGAGCTGGCGGCGAAGTTCGGCGATCCCCTGTTCACCGCGAACGGCTTCCATCCCAAGAAGAAGTACGCCGACCTGATCGACCACTACCGGCGGCGGTGGGTGGACCACGGCCACGATCCGGCGGACGCGCTCGTCGGTTCGGGCGCGGGCGGTCTGTACGTCGCCAAGACCTCACAGGAGGCGCTGGACGGCTACCGGCCCTACTTCGAGGCGCTGATGAAGACACCCGCGTATCGGCACAACAAGTCCGAGTTCACCACGCTGGAGGACAAGATCGCCAAGGGTTCCGCACTGGTCGGGAGCCCGGAGCAGGTGATCGACAAGATCGGTGACCACCACTCGTCGTTCGGGCACGAGGTACAGGCGGTGTCGGTCGACGGCCTGGCTCCCGGGGAGGCACGAGAGGTGCTGGAGCTCTTCGCCTCCGATGTCGTCCCGATCGTGCGGAAGGAACTGCCCTCGCGGGTTTGGGAAAGCTGA
- a CDS encoding MFS transporter yields MASAGRVTYREVFGVAEFRSLWFAELFSIFGDQLARVALSVLVFTETRSATLTGLTYALTYAPSLLGGIFLTGFADRFPRRTVMVVVDLSRALLIALVAVPVLPFWVLCVLVGAVSLLNPPFKAAQLALLPQILEGDRFVVGMAIRSMTVQSAQLAGFAGGGLLLTALEPHIALAMDAITFVISALFVRFGLAARPAAAAGEKRKSFFASIGSGGKIVFASSGLRSLLLFTWLMGLLPVYEGIAAPYVASSGGGPEVIGLLLAADPIGSVIGAFIYSRWVPAHVRPKLIGPLSALTAIPLLLCFLQPGPWASIALFVVSGGLGTVALMQATASLTLAVPDESRAQVMGLSNTGLTTTMGVSPLIGGILADQAGAQSTVGFFGLAGLALTVPLAMAWGKTLRATPEKWTERDDARVEH; encoded by the coding sequence ATGGCTTCGGCCGGACGGGTCACTTACCGAGAGGTGTTCGGGGTAGCCGAGTTCCGTTCGCTCTGGTTCGCCGAGCTGTTCTCCATCTTCGGTGATCAACTCGCCAGGGTCGCCCTCTCCGTCCTCGTCTTCACCGAAACCCGCTCCGCCACCCTGACCGGTCTCACCTACGCGCTGACCTACGCCCCGTCGCTGCTCGGCGGCATCTTCCTCACCGGGTTCGCGGACCGGTTCCCCCGGCGGACCGTGATGGTGGTCGTCGACCTGTCACGGGCACTGCTGATCGCGCTGGTCGCGGTCCCCGTGCTGCCGTTCTGGGTCCTGTGCGTCCTCGTCGGCGCCGTCTCGCTGCTGAATCCGCCGTTCAAGGCGGCCCAGCTGGCCCTGCTGCCGCAGATCCTCGAAGGCGACCGGTTCGTCGTCGGCATGGCGATCCGCAGCATGACCGTCCAATCGGCACAGCTGGCCGGATTCGCCGGCGGTGGTCTCCTGCTGACCGCGCTCGAGCCCCACATCGCACTGGCGATGGACGCGATCACCTTCGTGATCTCGGCGTTGTTCGTCCGGTTCGGGCTGGCGGCACGCCCGGCCGCGGCGGCCGGGGAGAAGCGCAAGTCCTTCTTCGCGTCGATCGGCTCGGGTGGGAAGATCGTCTTCGCCAGTTCAGGGCTGCGTTCGCTGCTGCTGTTCACCTGGCTGATGGGCCTGCTGCCGGTGTACGAGGGCATCGCGGCGCCCTACGTCGCCTCGTCCGGCGGCGGCCCCGAGGTCATCGGCCTGCTGCTGGCGGCCGACCCGATCGGCAGCGTGATCGGCGCGTTCATCTACTCGCGCTGGGTGCCGGCACACGTCAGGCCGAAATTGATCGGCCCGCTTTCCGCGCTGACGGCGATCCCGCTGCTGCTGTGCTTCCTGCAACCGGGGCCGTGGGCGTCGATCGCGCTGTTCGTCGTGTCCGGCGGGCTCGGCACGGTCGCGCTCATGCAGGCGACGGCGTCACTGACCCTCGCGGTCCCCGACGAAAGCCGGGCTCAGGTGATGGGCCTGTCGAACACCGGACTGACCACGACCATGGGCGTGAGCCCGCTGATCGGCGGCATCCTGGCCGACCAGGCCGGGGCACAGTCGACCGTCGGCTTCTTCGGTCTTGCCGGACTGGCGCTGACCGTTCCGCTGGCGATGGCATGGGGGAAGACGCTCAGGGCGACCCCGGAAAAGTGGACCGAACGCGACGACGCACGCGTGGAACATTGA
- a CDS encoding GGDEF domain-containing protein — MLTSEERAGHRSALTVEAWELWKRPTNWITFTGLTVAAMLALTGIFTMTVAVETSQVMTCLLLAALAIVQAEATRRIEHQRRSLSITPHVSMTSVWVFPGAFILPPQLSALLVAVIYLHLGFRSWSGIRHVNPHRTVANATTMTMSAFAGWGAVQLVGDASATVSSICFAGLAFFVVNTALTGIGLYLAAPGKASVPNCLGTWDDNILELSTVCLGGLVIAALPYQPALVLLIFLPLYVLQRSVLIKQLEELATTDQKTQLLNATTWQQGAVREIARAERENGQFGTLMIDLDHFKSINDTYGHLAGDDVLKGVAALVKAETRTQDLAGRFGGEEFVVLLTSSSKQESVAVAERIRQRISEMIIKTQDNEGNPVVIEQRTASVGVATFPLDGRTMDEVMASADASVYAAKRNGRNRVVSSPDLATVAEEAGKSLETVAA, encoded by the coding sequence ATGCTCACATCGGAGGAACGCGCTGGACATCGTTCGGCTCTCACGGTAGAGGCATGGGAGCTTTGGAAGCGGCCCACGAACTGGATCACGTTCACGGGGCTGACGGTCGCGGCGATGCTCGCGCTGACCGGGATCTTCACCATGACCGTCGCGGTGGAAACGTCGCAGGTCATGACGTGTCTACTGCTCGCGGCGCTGGCGATCGTGCAGGCCGAGGCGACCCGGCGGATCGAGCACCAGCGGCGCAGCCTCAGCATCACCCCGCACGTCAGCATGACGTCGGTCTGGGTCTTCCCCGGCGCGTTCATTCTGCCGCCGCAGCTCTCCGCGCTTCTCGTCGCGGTGATCTATCTTCACCTTGGTTTCCGTAGCTGGTCGGGAATTCGCCACGTGAATCCCCATCGGACTGTGGCGAACGCCACAACCATGACGATGTCCGCGTTCGCCGGCTGGGGGGCCGTGCAGCTCGTGGGCGATGCTTCGGCGACGGTCTCTTCGATCTGCTTCGCCGGCCTCGCCTTCTTCGTCGTCAACACCGCTCTCACCGGAATCGGGCTCTATCTGGCCGCCCCCGGCAAGGCTTCCGTCCCCAACTGCCTCGGCACCTGGGACGACAACATCCTCGAACTCTCCACGGTGTGCCTCGGCGGCCTGGTCATCGCGGCCCTCCCGTACCAGCCCGCGCTCGTCCTGCTGATCTTCCTGCCGCTGTACGTGCTGCAGCGCTCGGTGCTGATCAAGCAGCTGGAAGAACTCGCCACCACCGACCAGAAGACCCAGCTGCTCAACGCCACGACCTGGCAGCAGGGCGCCGTCCGCGAGATCGCCCGTGCCGAGCGCGAAAACGGCCAGTTCGGAACGCTGATGATCGACCTCGACCACTTCAAGAGCATCAACGACACCTACGGCCACTTGGCGGGCGACGACGTGCTCAAAGGCGTCGCGGCGCTGGTCAAGGCCGAAACGCGCACGCAGGACCTCGCCGGCCGCTTCGGTGGTGAGGAGTTCGTCGTGCTCCTGACGTCGTCGTCGAAGCAGGAGTCCGTCGCGGTCGCCGAGCGAATCCGGCAGCGGATCAGCGAAATGATCATCAAGACCCAGGACAACGAGGGCAACCCCGTGGTCATCGAGCAGCGGACGGCTTCGGTCGGCGTCGCGACCTTCCCGCTCGACGGCCGGACGATGGACGAGGTCATGGCCTCGGCCGACGCTTCCGTCTACGCGGCCAAACGCAACGGCCGGAACCGGGTCGTCTCGTCGCCGGACCTCGCGACGGTCGCCGAAGAGGCCGGGAAGTCTTTGGAGACGGTCGCGGCCTAG